Within Bombus fervidus isolate BK054 chromosome 3, iyBomFerv1, whole genome shotgun sequence, the genomic segment tctttgtaaaattcccGTTTAATATCATCCTTTAACATAGATTCTTACTTAATGATTTCGCAGCTGACAAATGTAGTAAGAATTGGCAGACAGCGATAGAAATTCGTGACGATTAATATGTTAAACGAGAAATGGGAAAACGGATTTAAGTTAAATGCCAGCATGTCAATGACCACGGAGTAGTTGAGCTAGTGACCACCATATGGAATGAAGTATTCACTTGACACGTCACAAGATCGCTAACCTTTTCGAAATGAATGCATGCACGTTGCATAGATCAAAAATAATGTTTGCGTATTTCTACATCGAAATAAGAAATGGGTAATCTAAGGTTGTCGTTATATTCAGATAGAGGAAGACAGGAAGAGGAAAGAGATGAAAGTACATAGAGagaaaatgagagagagagagacagaaacAGAGAGTTTCGTATGGGCAGTCACGACATATCACGAAATACATAATACTTACTCTACCGTAATAAAGAAATCCGGCCAAGTAATAAACGTGTATTACGAAGCCAGTTTATCAGTGATTTGCCTGAAACATTTGGAAATTCACAGATATTAGACACCGAGATGACCACttaatctaatttaattatcattgGGCAAGTAATTGTCCACTACTTTCACGAAACGTACGTCTTTCCTTACCGGTAACGCAAAGTGAAATGCGATAAATAGGTACTAGCTGGCTTGCAGGAAGTTACTATAATGCAGAGATGTCAAGCAGCATTCTCATTGCAAACCTTAGAATACAAACAACGCTAGTAAAGTATCCcacaaaaaaatgtttacaCTTTTACACCtctttttatgtaaaaactaCGTATCGatacttaaaataaatgaaagaatttaCTTGTAGGAATTCTAAAGATTAAATACATTCGTGTTTTCATACACAATGccaaatgtttaatttttataatgatgAAGTAAAAACTTTTTGttgtttaattattgtatatgcagtggaattaaaaataaaaaaatgagtaaaaatatattgatagaAAATGTAATCACTAACAATGATTACATTttagtacatatatacatatattttttataacagcattttatatttaaattttgtgaaaaaaatatgaatatttataatttttatattattctatagctattatattatatgtatatttctatgCATATTACGTTTatgtaaaaaggaaaaaaaatgtgCCATTTGGaatcaatatttaaatttatttctctcaTATTTAACAAACTTACAAAATAAGcgatatattacaatatttcattaatttttttctttattattcacAGACTATAATGttgtaaaaaattagtgtacTGTTTACTATAAAATAGATTCGAAATGCGATCAGTGAAGAAATATACGgtaaagaaaatgaataagtaattcgtgaataagtaattcgtttaattttactagcaatgtatactattatcgttGATTAAGTTTCATATTTCAAGCGTATCATTATGTAACATGATAGAATAAAGGTTGAACATAGGTCATTCtgcgaatattatatatgcttaaatatttttccgaaTAACGAACTTCaagtgaaaaaaagaaggaagaatatGCCTGAAAACATCAATCGCACGGGTCCATTCATAGGAGCAATTGACGAAGGGACGAGTAGCGCTAGATTCTTAGTAAGTAAACTTCGTTTGTGTTTAAATTCAAACAATGAAAACAACTGACATCCAACTGAGATTTCTGAATGGAATTTGAACTCATACAGGCTGTGTTCATGCGGTTGTTTGTCCACAATATTTACTTTTCGATATGTTGTACTATTTTAAACTGAACGATAGTTTCCTATTTAACAATATTCCacattaagatttttattttaatttctgttaggtctttttatgaatttgtaagttaaaatttataagCTGTTTTGATCGTTgtttcatcaaatttttatttataattatataaaatttgttgtaGCTTTATTTTATGATAAGTAGTAGAGTATATGtagaaaaattatgtataatacagaAAGCATAGtgcaatgtatttttttttaggtGTTTGATGTCTTACGTAGGAAAGTAATAGCATCACaccaaattgaaattaaacaaaaatatccaCAAGAAGGATGGGTGGAACAAGAtccaaaagaaattttaaaagctGTTATAGAATGTATCAAAAAGactatagaaaaattaaaagatatcggCATGAGCCTGTCAGACATTAAAGCAATTGGGATCACCAATCAACGAGAAACTACTTTAATGTGGGATAAAAATACAGGAGAACCATTACACAATGCAATAGGTAAAGTATGTGGTttattattaagatatttttgtattcgtagcatatatatttaaacatatattatacacgTGTAagagtattaaaataaaattaatattattttttatagtatGGCTAGATATTAGAACTACCACAACTTTAGAAGGTATATTAGACAGCGTACCtaataaaacaagaaacaaaaattatttaaaacctATTTGTGGCCTTCCAATGTCACCATACTTTAGTGCTCTCAAAATACGTTGGCTTATTGATAATGTACCAGCTGTTAAACATGCAGTTGATGAAGAAAGATGTGCTTTTGGAACAATTGATACATGGCTTATGTGGGTATgtccatttatttatttttattcatatattattacataatatcacAATAACTGATTCActcataatttatttatcaatgaaataaatcatatttgtGTTATATAGAATCTCACCAAAGGTCAGTTACATATAACTGATGTTTCAAATGCATCTCGCACAATGTTAATGAATATTGAATCATTAAAATGGGATCCTCTGTTATGTCAATTTTTTGGAATTCCACAACACATTCTGCCTGAAATACGATCTAGTGCTGAAGTATATGGAATAGTTTCTAATCCAGAAGTTCTTGCTGGTGTACCTATAGCAGgggtaaatattaaaaataatatatccagatattaattttgttttaaatttggTTGATTAAATTAACATACTTTACCTTTACATGTAAGTGTGTAGGTGATCAACAAGGAGCACTTCTTGGTCAATTATGCTTAAGGCCTGGGCAAGCAAAGGCTACTTATGGAACTGGTTGTTTCTTACTTTACAATACTGGAAATGTTGTATGTATTTGTTTCTGTCAATCAACATATTGTGTAGTATACGTTTTACTGAAAACTAattcattttatcattttagaaAGTAGATTCGACTCAGGGTCTTATAACAACTATTGCATATAAGATAGGCAAAGAACCAGCAATTTATGCATTGGAAGGCTCAGTAGCTATAGGTGGGGCAGCTTTAACATGGTTACGTGATAACATACAATTATTCGCTAATATTACACAGTCTCAAGACATGGCAGAAAGTGTGAGAAATTCTGGAGACGTATATTTTGTACCTGCATTTTCTGGTTTATACGCACCATATTGGCAACAAGATGCACGAGGGTAATCAGaccgtaataataatatttcagaaGATCGCTACTCCTATTTTTTGATATTGCAAATTACAAGATGCGTACATTTTCTAGAGTGATTTGCGGCATCACCGAAGATACGCAACAATATCATATTGTCCGGGCAGCATTAGAAGCTGTCTGTTTTCAGACGAGAGATATTTTAGAAGCGATGATTAAAGATTCCGGAACGAAACTAACAACTTTACAAGTTGATGGTGGAATGACAGTAAATAATTTGCTTATGCAACTACAAGCTGATCTAACAGGAATAAATGTTGGTatgtaacatttttcattGATATCACCTTTACCTGCAATGAACACATATATTTcacttatattttaataataacattttaataatgtatataGTGAGACCCAATATGGTAGAAACAACAGCATTAGGAGCAGCTATATTAGCTGGTATTGGAGTAGGTATTGTTGATATCAGTGATGTAGACGCGTCGCAAGTTACAACATTTTCACCAGGAGTTGGAGACGATGGTAATAATTCTTTTgaataaaagaatagaatGCAAAAGCGAataagttaataataatttcatatatttacatttcagaAAGAGATTTAAGGTATTCTAAATGGAAAATGGCTATCGAAAGATCTATGAAATGGGATTGTTCTACCActttaataaacaattaaaataaaatagtattactgtaaataataaaaaggatagtacaaaatttaatgatatttaaatcaaAGAGTACATAAAAAGTAAATCTTTTTCGAATCAGGATGCATGTATATAGATTTGATTAAATATTGCAGAATGTTTAAATCTAATATGCTACATCGTTTAAATATAGACACAACAATCTGGAAGATAATGGAAATGGAGGGTCCAatattaaagttatatatatcTTGTTCCAGAtccgaaatatatatatatgtcgggttgacGTCGGGGCTTGGgttatgggcgtgtaaagaattttcgcctgggttgttcattGTTGTTGCACAATCAAGATAGCGTTTATTATCACGGATACAGATGAAATAAGATCGACCAGTGACCGCAgtaactagacgctaatggcaatgaccttaggttcgatatagcgaatccacggttaCGATCGCGTTAGCTTTGTTGAACGTTGGCCCgggataccaacaaaactGCAGCcaccgttgctaggcagacccGCGCagctgcgacattgctcttgcccggggtttgattgttaacacaacgtgtgtcttataatattggtacttttctgttaggtggaacgttcattccgtgaccgtggctacgctcggcgaccggttgtcgcctcgagcctaagctcattgtctcaagtttcgaatgactgtgtttgggttatttcgtgaatgctattaaggtttttccaagtaattccaacgggtgaccccgttgtcctttcatctccgacatatatatatatattacgtatGTAAAATAgccaaaattatacataagtTGTGTGTTCATCGATGaagtattatgtatattttgttaatgAATATATTGGTTGAatgtgttattattatttgttattgaaaaaacttttcttttGTGAATAATTGTTatgtgtttatatatttttaaccatATCTGTAACTCTTACAAATAAAGTGTATACTTATACAACTTATATATCTGCATAATTTAACCactacaaattaattattgataaattaacatacttgtaattatattgggaaaatacattttaagcGATTACGAAAAAacatattattgaaatttgaaattatccattttgtaataatcctatatgtaataataatatatatatgtaataatcctaatgataatattatataaaattttattttttagaaatttttccaagagttccatattgaaaatttttcgtAGTTCCATATTGCCGTAATCCAGTGCCACgagttttaaatattcttttttttaccgttgaattatttttatcctatttatataaaataatatcttaattttattaatcagatataaaatatatgaaatttcaaagaaaacttatctgaaaatattacttcattttttttctcctgctgtttctttatttttatattcgattgcgttatatttttatcttgagAGAAATTAGAATAGTTTTCTGTATAATCAACAATCtataaaaatagtattatttttgctttatcttgtattattaaaaagagTAATActaaacaataaatttcacCTTTGTTGGAGAATTTAACTGGAATCGAAGTTTCCTATTTTGTGACAATacctataattatataaatttaatataaattcatttatacaCACAAAGTTAACatgttatatgtataacttACAGTTTGTGATTCATTGTTAACTTCTATATCACTAAAGCTATATATATCTTGTTCCAGATCCGGCATTTCGCCTTTATCTTTAAATGTAGCTTTCGACCTATCTACATTTTCTTGGTCTTGAAATTGTTGCTCTTTCATTTCACGAACTTGACTTGTTTGCGTTtggttttctatttctttaattcttgTTTCAATTACATTATCGTTAGATTCTACTAGTGGTTGCATTTTTGATCCCAAGTTTTCTTGCAGTTTGTTACGATTTGCTATTGTACATTGATCAGAATTTGTTTGTCTATTTTGATTATCTTTGTTCATTTTGTTTAAAgcttcatttaattttaaaaaggtACAATGTTGTGTAGTTACTGTCTTCGTCATTTCTGTTAATTTAACatcatatttttgttttaaggATGTTATTTCTGCCTCGTGTTTCTCTTTTAATAAGTCATAAGCGTGCTCCAGTTCCTATATGCAAGAAGTGAATTTGAATGActatttgtaaatttacagtttttagttatttcttaaaattatacCTGTATTTTTGAATGCTTCTCTAAaatcattctttctttttctctttctaagaattcaatttttctattcaATTCTACTATCTTATGTTCGTTATCGCGTTTCATAATATGCAAAGACTGCTCAAGATTTAAATTACGAACTTGTGTCTCCTTTAATTCATTTTCTACATTTATGAAGTCATTTTGCACGTTACGGTATTTATTGTCAATTATCTCAAGATCTTGAGCTAAACTAGATTCTAGTTCTTGTCtggtatttaaattttctcgtAATTTCTCGACCTATTGTGGGGTGTagaatgtatttattatatataaaagaatatttaaaagatatcatAAGATCACTATACTTCTTCTGTTCTCAATTGCAATTGTTTTGATAGTTCTCCTTCCTTTCCGAATGACGTTTCATATTTTGAACTTAATTCTGTGTTGCGATAAAGCAAATCTCCGATTTTATTTCTGTGACAAAACCAATAAAGTAACAgagtttaaaatatgtatttaattaatctaaATTCACAAAACGTTTACTTGTATGTAGAGATCTCCTCctgtaattttacaattttatcgtcTTTTTCAGCTAACACGGTACTTAGGTCTTGTTTTTGTTCCGTAATCTTCTGTAATTGCACTTGCAGTTCTTGATTCATCGACGTGAGATTTTCTTGCTTCTGGAATCATAATCGCTTACAATATTTCACACGTTTATTACATCTATGATAACAATGGTGataaaagaagtaaaatattttcctttcttcggaGGAGACAAGATTGTACACGTCTTTCTACTcaaaataggaaaattaaagtaaaaaggaagaaaaatgtagagatcaaaaatattatatttctgaccttcattaattctaatttttcttctgCATGAACATtgtgcaaataatttttttctgaaATTGATTTATCCTTCGTATCTTCGAATTGTTTTTTCAATTCGGTCTCAGCAATCATCATTTCATGTATCCTAATAATGAATTAGACAAAAGTTAATCATTACTTATATAATAAGTCATTCATACATTTTTCCTAAGTACCTTTTCTCTTGATCCTTTAGTTTGTTTTCAATTGTACTAACAATATTTCTCTGTGCATCATCTATACAAAAACATATTAaccaaaattaaaacaaatatatttaaacaaagtTTCTAGTGAAATTTACGTATCTATGTACCTTTCAATTTCATAGTACTTAATTCCTGTTGTAGCTTCTTCACCGTTGACTGTTGTGTAATAATGACGTCGTTATATAACTTTGTTAAATTATCCTTGTGCTGCTGAAACCCCTTCAGGCTCTCCGATATTTCATCataataattagtaattgATTCCCAATCGCTGTTCAATCTAGACATTAATACTTCTATAGCAATCATTCTTTAACTGCAAggaatgtataaataatctaTGACAAATATGTTACTGTTGCAAAATGTCCTCTTTAGCTCGCAGCTCGGCCTCGTGAGATGCAGAAAGTGAAGATATAGTTTCTTCAGCACTCTGCAGCTTCTTCTGCAACTTCTGAATCTTCCGTTCTTCAATTCCATACATTCGCCTCATTTCTTCCGTGATGGAATTTTCTTGTGTCtgtttatttaacatttgttCAATAATCAAactttattcgatatttttcaataatgaCTTTTTAGTAGAATAAAAGACAATAGaacaattttaaaagtaaatcGCCCGTTTAATAAGTCTccattgttttataatatttctagatTATAAActtgttttctttttgaaTTTTGCATGTTGTTCCATTGTCTTTAAATGCTTGATATAGATGCATGAATAAAGAATGGACGATAGAACAAAAATTATAGTCACTACTGTTTGGGGCAATGCTGTTCGAACACCCGTAAGTTTGTACCACTGTCCTATTAAGGTATTGACGAATTTTCCACTTGGAGATGTTTTCTGAATCTTTTCGAGGCTCTCCTTATGAGGTGATGGAATCTTTCGCTTTGTGCATTCTAAATGCAATTTCACGTCTTTTCTAAAAGACCCTACGATAAAACATTtcatacatttaatatttagctaaaatgatttatgttaattttatataatattatgaataGATCACAGATAAttgtgcaaatttatatttttataaattaggCTAAACAAATAGTGCTTAAACAAAGACTTGGTTcatctattaaaaattacaacgaGTACTCTACTTTgaacattttacatatattatgtattctGTATATCTTCGTACCTTTATATCTCGTATAAATGCATGAAAGTCtaactataaatttattataataaaaatattataccgcTACTTTGAGGAGTTTTCGGATGTCTATTCGGGCTATTTTGAGGAGTAGAGTGAATCCTACGTTTAACTTCCGACAGTATATCTTTCCTTTCAGATCCTACAAAACAATTACAACTTCACTTACTGTTCACAAGTCGAAATATAGGTAGATAAAGCTTACCAGCATCTCGTGGCGTTCTTTGTAAATTGTTTGGAGTTATGTTGCAAGGTGCGAATTCAAATCTGCGATTATCTTCCTCTTGCTGCATCTTTTACATTTATTGCGATCGTGACTGAATTAGAAcgtaaacaaaaattaatcaacaaTGTGACAAACTTTACGTATTAACAATAGAATTCCTGtaataatgatattatataaatatcattaaatcaaaataattatattatataaaattgtttgtcTATATGgagataaatatttctatcaataaaattattttttcgcaAAGtgattgtaaaaaatatggcaaattttttctaaaaatagatATGAAATAACAAACGGTAGTAGAAGCGGCCCTATAAGTAGGCTGATTAATTTCGGACTTTACTACGTAAGTAAGTACAAGCACTATCGATATCCTGTACATTAAACTTTAATCGATACTACATGAAATACTAACAtctattaataacaataaagtaaaagattatatgtatacatgtaaTTTGATCGTGTTTTctagaggaagaaaaattatttaagaacacactttttaaaaataatcttttctctATTTGTAGAGTTTAAATAGTAAACGCTGTAAacgcaaaaattattttaacttttagGTCTATGACAAAACATGTACTATTAAATTcacaaaaaaatgttaatttttatgtaattgaacaatacaaaaattaacattcgtaattttattaattaatcttatacatttataccataccatttatattttcttctaaatgCACAAAGCTAATAAACTCtgaaaatacacaaaattcaagtaataaacaatttaataatttaatttcaatttaatatcaAAGCTAATAAATATGCATATACTGTTTCCTTATTCTTCATTTATACTgcttatatcatttatttaaatatctcaattataagtaaaaaattcgcctttttatttttatgttcaTCATAATCCTGTTCAATTAGTTACTGAACGCACGTGTTACAGTCGGTACATAtgtcaataaaaattttatgatatacGAGATTAATCATCGACCATTCGAATGGGTAACCATGCGTTAAATCGAATGCGCATCTTTATGATCCATGTAACAATAGCCCCTTAATAATCGACCACGTGTCAGGACTAAACCTTGTCAGTTAACAAGGGAGAGTCTATACTAGGAGTTCTTTAATAATGTATATCTAATATTGTAGTATTAGTGATTAATGTATTagataacaataatttttcaacaatttcttGAAATTGGTTTTTTAAAATGAGTCTCTGATGTTAGCTATATGTAAAATGGATAGATATGTTAAAAGAAGGAAGATACTTGCGACTCCCTGGAAATATTtcctagaaatattatttccgtCTCTTACTATTAGTCAATAAATCATtcctgtatatatatttttttcatatcgTTTATTTTGACTAAATAATCTCTTTCTTGCTAAGTGATCACATTTGAAATATaaggaaaaaatgaagaatgtccatttttcatgattttccattttataagaCATTTTTGTTTGTGAAAACTAGGACTGTGGAACTATCACATCATCAATAATTATAATGTTCAAAATACCTCTACAAAATAGCTTATTAAAGATTTAATACATTTGTTAAAAAGAGGGAATATGCATTCTTTAGCGGAACAAAACATacataaagataaatattaatctttAACTAATCAtcttttattcattaaatgttgttctttttctagtattctaactaaaatattacaattcaattttttcaataaagatattttgcgatatttcttgttttctctctTACTTCCCTTACTCTTTATTTCATCCTAACCTGTGGCCAACGACTAGGGCAGTATTATAACTCGTATACAATACCTATCATTTAAAACATTCATACttacttatatatatcattataccaATAGATAAAGCTAAATTTCAAAACAAGtccaatatattataaaataactgttttataaatatacatagcaGAAAAATATTGAGAATTAAAGTATTGACTACTTAGTCATTCATATATATCATTACATCAATAGATAAAGTTAAATTTCAAGACATTTCtgatatattagaaaataatttctcataaacgtaacagaaaaatgtttgaggctaaaatattgaaaaagaaatgtatGATTGCAGAGTGTTTGCTGAAACATATTGGCGCGGTAAATCAATGGCGCAGCTCCATAGCGCATGTGAGATTTCACGGAGTCTGAGGTATTGCTGGTTGGAAGGGGCTAAATATCTCTCCCTTCTCACGGGGATGCTCGCGAAAGGAAGTCAAGCCAGTATATGTACCGCGGCAGCCTGATATACAAGCGGAGCGGTGACAGGTGAGTCAGGGGCACTTTTTGTCAAGCAAAAAAATCATAACGTCGAGATGAAGGAGCTCGAGACAACGGGTGCTTGTCAGAAGAAACCGACGAAACTGCGTAACCTCATCTACAAAACCGAGGCTTTTGACTCCCTGCATGCTGGAAATGCGGAGGTacatataacgaaatagaCACTTTACaagcataaataatttttatttttgttttttccttttcattcCCTTCtgcttctttaattttttatttgcatgTTTTGTAGGTTACTTTCTTTCATGTATCTATCTTGGGGAATTTTTCATTTGGAAATTTCGGGCTATATTTGACGTTGGAAATTGCACGGTAGCGAATAGCGTGAGAGTTCAAATGAGACTGCGAGTGTGGGCGAATTTGTAACAGAGCGAGTCAATACTATCGAAAAACGAGAGTTCGGTGGTCCACTAGTTGCGcggatatatgtatacttacATTCGTTCATAAGGACTAGAACATTTAAAGGAGAATAAGGAAAACTCTGACAGACCATTAGTAATCTATTAATCCTCGTTTGGAACTTCATTAGACTGTAACGAATTCGTACTTTTTCGACTTCAagtttcatataataaatttaaatgttatctttatttatattcattatatatcTTAGTTACTGTTTTAGTTACTATTTAGATGTTCATATTGCTAGGTTTTTGATTATGTTGTAATTGTATTAATAAcagttatatgtaatattatagatatatatgtatatttagaattattattatagttaatattatatacatatatagttgAAAATGATTTCATAAGTTATTTTTTTAGCTATTGAATTCATCAAAATTCTTTCTATGTGTTTTAGATCAAAGAATTGTATAGatggcaaaaataaaatttttacaaatagttTTCTTCTACAAtctttctataattttctctCTACAATCTTTTTATGTGTTTTAGATAATAATGTTATTctatacaaatacaaaattctaaccgattaattatttctttaacaaTCTAAATTAATCATTACAGTGTACAAAATTAACACATgtcctaatatttatgaaccgAAGCATATGTAATGTAATTATGCTACTCGAAACAGTCGGGAGATTGagttttgaaataattgaaataaatgaaacataatatttttctcggggatccaatttatataaaactggtaaaagtaataaataactGATTAGAGATTAAATTGGTTTGAATATACGATGCGATtagtgtaataataataataatctgaTTTAGATGTTAagttgttattttaattaataatactcTTTTTTTACTGCTTATAACGACCTAAGTAAACAATTATAGAAAACTTCCActttttggaaaaaatttaatacctacttaattttgttactttCTTTAGAAAACATTGTGCTCTGGTCAAGTGTGTCTCGGTAGCGTTATGCAACTACCGATTCATGGAACAGAAGCCCGTTCGAGAGAAGAGACCCTTGTGCATGCGAAAGATTTTCtcgaacaatatttttcttctatcaGAAGGTACAATGCATTCAAAacatgttttatatttctatgatattttataGCATATTTTATACGATGACATTTATGATATTCAAGTTgttaagtaatatttttcctttaaaaaatagattaaaCAGCGAAGCACATCGTATTCGGTGGGAAAGCGTGCAAAAGGAAGTTATGGCTACTAGCACTTATCAATTAACTGAAACTGAATTAGTTTTCGGAGCGAAACTAGCGTGGCGTAATGCCACAAGATGCATCGGTCGTATTCAATGGTCTAAATTGCAAGTACGTGACAATATGTATCAATATGTCCTGATCAATCAAAACTTATGtttaaagaattaaagatATAGTCAGTATAAGTTTAGGAAACTTCTTCTATCAAGTTCAAGATCGTTTCTACTAATACAAAGctgaatatataataattaacgatataAAACCTGGGAGTAAATAGAGAATTACAACTAGACAtcggatttttatgtatttatggaaaatttaaaggtacaaaaatatacagaatacgcataatttataaagttaaaaataagtaaaaatatatcaaaatgcGTAAACTATCCAAGATATTTGAATAGCTATAATATCTAATGAATTAAATAGTCGTCTATTCAGAATCcgtttttcaattatatccataaaaatatgaatttgcatctTCTCTACATTATCCAATT encodes:
- the LOC139985495 gene encoding uncharacterized protein isoform X2; protein product: MQQEEDNRRFEFAPCNITPNNLQRTPRDAGSERKDILSEVKRRIHSTPQNSPNRHPKTPQSSGSFRKDVKLHLECTKRKIPSPHKESLEKIQKTSPSGKFVNTLIGQWYKLTGVRTALPQTTQENSITEEMRRMYGIEERKIQKLQKKLQSAEETISSLSASHEAELRAKEDILQQLNSDWESITNYYDEISESLKGFQQHKDNLTKLYNDVIITQQSTVKKLQQELSTMKLKDDAQRNIVSTIENKLKDQEKRIHEMMIAETELKKQFEDTKDKSISEKNYLHNVHAEEKLELMKKQENLTSMNQELQVQLQKITEQKQDLSTVLAEKDDKIVKLQEEISTYKNKIGDLLYRNTELSSKYETSFGKEGELSKQLQLRTEEVEKLRENLNTRQELESSLAQDLEIIDNKYRNVQNDFINVENELKETQVRNLNLEQSLHIMKRDNEHKIVELNRKIEFLEREKERMILEKHSKIQELEHAYDLLKEKHEAEITSLKQKYDVKLTEMTKTVTTQHCTFLKLNEALNKMNKDNQNRQTNSDQCTIANRNKLQENLGSKMQPLVESNDNVIETRIKEIENQTQTSQVREMKEQQFQDQENVDRSKATFKDKGEMPDLEQDIYSFSDIEVNNESQTVLSQNRKLRFQLNSPTKIVDYTENYSNFSQDKNITQSNIKIKKQQEKKNEDKNNSTVKKRIFKTRGTGLRQYGTTKNFQYGTLGKISKK
- the LOC139985495 gene encoding uncharacterized protein isoform X1, with amino-acid sequence MQQEEDNRRFEFAPCNITPNNLQRTPRDAGSERKDILSEVKRRIHSTPQNSPNRHPKTPQSSGSFRKDVKLHLECTKRKIPSPHKESLEKIQKTSPSGKFVNTLIGQWYKLTGVRTALPQTVTQENSITEEMRRMYGIEERKIQKLQKKLQSAEETISSLSASHEAELRAKEDILQQLNSDWESITNYYDEISESLKGFQQHKDNLTKLYNDVIITQQSTVKKLQQELSTMKLKDDAQRNIVSTIENKLKDQEKRIHEMMIAETELKKQFEDTKDKSISEKNYLHNVHAEEKLELMKKQENLTSMNQELQVQLQKITEQKQDLSTVLAEKDDKIVKLQEEISTYKNKIGDLLYRNTELSSKYETSFGKEGELSKQLQLRTEEVEKLRENLNTRQELESSLAQDLEIIDNKYRNVQNDFINVENELKETQVRNLNLEQSLHIMKRDNEHKIVELNRKIEFLEREKERMILEKHSKIQELEHAYDLLKEKHEAEITSLKQKYDVKLTEMTKTVTTQHCTFLKLNEALNKMNKDNQNRQTNSDQCTIANRNKLQENLGSKMQPLVESNDNVIETRIKEIENQTQTSQVREMKEQQFQDQENVDRSKATFKDKGEMPDLEQDIYSFSDIEVNNESQTVLSQNRKLRFQLNSPTKIVDYTENYSNFSQDKNITQSNIKIKKQQEKKNEDKNNSTVKKRIFKTRGTGLRQYGTTKNFQYGTLGKISKK
- the Gk1 gene encoding glycerol kinase 1 — translated: MPENINRTGPFIGAIDEGTSSARFLVFDVLRRKVIASHQIEIKQKYPQEGWVEQDPKEILKAVIECIKKTIEKLKDIGMSLSDIKAIGITNQRETTLMWDKNTGEPLHNAIVWLDIRTTTTLEGILDSVPNKTRNKNYLKPICGLPMSPYFSALKIRWLIDNVPAVKHAVDEERCAFGTIDTWLMWNLTKGQLHITDVSNASRTMLMNIESLKWDPLLCQFFGIPQHILPEIRSSAEVYGIVSNPEVLAGVPIAGCVGDQQGALLGQLCLRPGQAKATYGTGCFLLYNTGNVKVDSTQGLITTIAYKIGKEPAIYALEGSVAIGGAALTWLRDNIQLFANITQSQDMAESVRNSGDVYFVPAFSGLYAPYWQQDARGVICGITEDTQQYHIVRAALEAVCFQTRDILEAMIKDSGTKLTTLQVDGGMTVNNLLMQLQADLTGINVVRPNMVETTALGAAILAGIGVGIVDISDVDASQVTTFSPGVGDDERDLRYSKWKMAIERSMKWDCSTTLINN